In Chitinophaga nivalis, a single genomic region encodes these proteins:
- a CDS encoding DUF3892 domain-containing protein: MAIIIALHNERKYLKTVTDGYSPNNLLYLPEGP; encoded by the coding sequence GTGGCTATTATTATTGCGTTACATAACGAACGTAAATACCTCAAAACAGTAACCGACGGGTATAGTCCCAATAATCTGTTATACCTTCCGGAAGGTCCTTAA
- a CDS encoding DUF2268 domain-containing protein, whose translation MRKNTGLLHKAMPACLMAFIFFLTPGFTAKGQQASHVFTSDIDNFWRAFDSVQTTKEKDQQIAFMKSLYTDQATEGLKYFMELRKFDAAKLVESVNKYPKFWQSIRGNTLRIKPQIPAIEKYIQQFRQLYPDFRPAKIFFTITAIRAAGTTQDSLVLIGSEITMGNKYTDISEFSDKRLEHFFASKTSDNIVPVVIHEYVHTQQKREGVILLGQAISEGACDFITELVLKEPLTHLYLEYGRKNEDTLKQQFKKEMLGVDISNWLYNGATSKTMGDLGYFMGYTICKSYYQHAKDKRQAVKDIISLDYADQAAILQFLEQSKYY comes from the coding sequence ATGAGAAAGAACACCGGATTACTGCACAAGGCCATGCCTGCCTGTTTAATGGCATTTATCTTTTTTCTTACCCCCGGTTTTACAGCGAAAGGGCAACAAGCCTCCCATGTTTTTACATCGGATATTGATAATTTCTGGCGGGCTTTTGACAGCGTTCAAACCACAAAGGAAAAAGACCAGCAAATAGCATTCATGAAATCGTTGTATACGGATCAGGCAACGGAAGGCTTAAAGTATTTTATGGAACTGCGGAAATTTGATGCGGCCAAATTGGTGGAAAGTGTCAATAAGTACCCTAAGTTCTGGCAATCAATAAGGGGAAATACCCTGCGGATAAAACCACAGATACCTGCTATTGAAAAGTATATTCAGCAATTCAGGCAATTGTATCCGGATTTTCGCCCGGCAAAGATCTTTTTCACCATTACCGCTATTCGTGCGGCAGGTACCACACAGGATTCGCTGGTGTTAATCGGATCTGAAATCACCATGGGTAATAAATATACCGATATATCAGAATTTTCCGACAAAAGACTGGAACACTTCTTTGCCTCTAAAACCTCCGACAATATCGTTCCTGTTGTTATTCACGAGTACGTACATACCCAACAAAAAAGAGAAGGTGTAATACTGTTGGGACAAGCCATTAGTGAAGGAGCCTGTGATTTTATTACGGAATTGGTGTTGAAGGAGCCACTAACACATCTCTATCTGGAGTATGGCCGGAAAAATGAAGACACATTAAAACAACAATTCAAAAAGGAAATGTTGGGCGTGGATATTTCCAATTGGTTGTATAATGGGGCTACTTCAAAGACAATGGGCGACCTGGGATATTTTATGGGTTATACTATTTGTAAATCCTATTATCAGCATGCCAAAGATAAACGCCAGGCAGTAAAAGATATCATCAGCCTGGATTATGCAGACCAGGCAGCTATCCTGCAATTCCTGGAGCAGTCAAAATATTATTAA
- a CDS encoding class I lanthipeptide yields the protein MKKKNLAIKLSLQKKTITSLQQNYLQDIKGGGDVPTLTDWRSCPCEGTYGFACTTTTPGAKVANCFSCANGSGC from the coding sequence ATGAAAAAGAAAAATCTGGCCATAAAACTGTCGCTGCAAAAAAAGACGATTACTTCTTTACAGCAGAATTATCTGCAGGATATTAAAGGAGGAGGCGATGTTCCAACCCTGACTGACTGGCGTTCCTGCCCTTGCGAAGGAACCTACGGTTTTGCCTGCACCACCACTACGCCGGGTGCAAAAGTGGCCAATTGCTTTTCATGTGCCAACGGAAGTGGTTGTTAA
- a CDS encoding class I SAM-dependent methyltransferase, which produces MEQKWNERYKDQEFVYGKAPNLFFETWLPEFKPGRILMPADGEGRNGVFAARLGWQVTSADLSVEGKSKALQLAAEQQVTLNYLVGDMAQLHFEPASFDAIGLIYAHFSADKKSILHRQLNTWLKPGGIIIFEAFSKKHLPFRKENPRVGGPEDIDMLFSLTEIVADFDNYEILVLEEAEILLEEGKYHIGKGSVIRFVGRKLR; this is translated from the coding sequence ATGGAGCAAAAATGGAATGAAAGATATAAAGACCAGGAATTTGTCTATGGTAAAGCACCTAATCTTTTTTTTGAAACATGGCTACCGGAATTTAAGCCTGGCAGGATCTTAATGCCCGCCGATGGAGAAGGCCGCAATGGTGTATTTGCGGCCCGGTTGGGATGGCAGGTTACTTCCGCCGACCTGAGTGTGGAAGGAAAGTCAAAGGCGTTGCAACTGGCAGCCGAACAACAGGTAACCCTTAACTATCTGGTGGGTGATATGGCGCAGCTCCACTTTGAGCCCGCGTCCTTTGATGCGATTGGATTGATATATGCCCATTTTTCGGCGGATAAAAAGTCTATCCTGCACCGGCAGTTAAATACCTGGCTCAAACCCGGTGGCATCATTATTTTTGAGGCTTTCAGTAAAAAGCACCTGCCCTTTAGAAAAGAAAATCCACGGGTAGGAGGACCGGAAGATATAGATATGTTATTCTCACTGACAGAAATAGTCGCTGATTTTGATAACTATGAGATACTGGTGTTGGAAGAAGCAGAAATTTTATTGGAAGAGGGAAAGTATCATATCGGAAAAGGGTCGGTGATCAGGTTTGTAGGAAGGAAGTTGAGGTAG
- a CDS encoding AraC family transcriptional regulator — MENIPIRYINTAPQQSGFAESFQIRDLRDMLAGKDMIQDLHRHDFFYVLALQQGAGNHAIDFTAYDVKDHVIFFIRPGQVHALTLKAGSTGYMMAFKADGNDQAFHQLLRKVGHTNYYPGDAARFDKLHAMLAAIFQEQADQEEGYQPAIKAYLDIFFIALARQQQHNALHPVHTYAESQLEAFNALLDTHIATHKQVAAYAALLHLSAYQLNAITKATRGKTCSALINEHIILEAKRYLLATPDQVNQIAWHLGYEDVSYFIRFFKKHTGHTPEAFRHNFR; from the coding sequence ATGGAAAATATTCCCATCAGGTATATCAATACTGCGCCTCAACAATCAGGCTTTGCTGAAAGCTTTCAGATACGGGATCTGCGCGACATGCTCGCCGGAAAAGATATGATACAGGACCTGCACCGGCATGATTTTTTTTATGTGCTGGCTTTACAGCAAGGTGCAGGGAACCATGCCATCGATTTTACAGCTTATGACGTAAAAGACCATGTTATTTTTTTTATACGCCCTGGTCAGGTACATGCACTCACGCTGAAAGCGGGGAGTACCGGTTACATGATGGCTTTTAAAGCAGATGGGAATGATCAGGCTTTCCATCAGTTATTGCGCAAGGTGGGCCATACCAACTATTATCCGGGAGATGCTGCCCGGTTTGATAAATTACATGCGATGCTGGCAGCTATTTTCCAGGAACAAGCCGATCAGGAGGAAGGATACCAGCCGGCTATCAAAGCATACCTGGATATTTTTTTTATTGCCCTGGCCCGGCAGCAACAGCATAATGCATTACACCCGGTACATACCTATGCCGAATCGCAACTGGAAGCATTTAACGCACTCCTGGATACACACATCGCTACCCATAAACAGGTAGCGGCCTATGCAGCGCTATTGCACCTTTCTGCCTATCAGCTCAATGCCATTACAAAGGCAACACGGGGCAAGACATGCTCCGCGCTGATTAATGAACACATCATATTGGAAGCGAAAAGATACCTGCTGGCAACGCCCGATCAGGTCAACCAGATCGCCTGGCATCTCGGATATGAAGATGTGTCGTACTTTATCAGATTCTTCAAAAAACATACAGGCCATACACCGGAAGCATTCCGGCATAATTTCAGATAA